A window of the Labeo rohita strain BAU-BD-2019 chromosome 1, IGBB_LRoh.1.0, whole genome shotgun sequence genome harbors these coding sequences:
- the LOC127164993 gene encoding mucin-5AC yields MSGKPVTVVHTSEISTTAKRVTQEPTTHADTSSSTTGITTLRAPGTTESTFAPTTAGPTTEASSPLPETDEVKTTIAKSFKTTESSAEAPTLLVPISATIAPSAGETPALPATAAGTNTAATVRNVPESTKKAGVSSTVLHSMAVDTVTTTSSTSLVESATAPKASTLTSALPANASGSTTSTAVRNEPESTKTTLAEGSSTVLYSEYNTTLKTTLTSMKTVTVTHNSTTVAPTTEDTNTDPPTLEEGSIHLGFSLNETFRDVYNNQSSPEFIELASHVVTVINRIYRASNLKGYKRCRVNGFSKGSIKVDMTLIFENTSTVPTSFVVETILNGTAVNSSISLDIILDTIKAGEVVTSSTAAPVTTAESATLRYTSSTNENTNTTSGAFPWIVRCSLLTLSPAITILLAQTMTFL; encoded by the exons ATGTCAGGGAAGCCAGTAACAGTGGTTCATACCTCAGAAATCTCCACCACTGCCAAAAGAGTGACACAAGAACCTACAACACATGCTGACACTAGTTCTTCAACAACAGGAATAACTACATTAAGAGCACCTGGCACAACAGAGTCAACATTTGCTCCCACTACAGCAGGACCTACAACAGAGGCATCATCACCTTTACCTGAAACAGATGAAGTAAAGACAACAATTGCAAAATCATTCAAAACTACAGAATCATCTGCAGAAGCCCCAACATTGTTGGTACCAATAAGTGCAACTATTGCACCATCCGCAGGAGAGACACCAGCATTACCAGCAACTGCAGCAGGAACAAACACAGCAGCAACTGTTAGAAATGTACCAGAATCAACCAAGAAAGCTGGGGTTTCATCTACTGTGTTACATTCTATGGCAGTAGATACAGTCACAACAACATCATCAACAAGCTTAGTAGAGTCTGCTACGGCACCCAAAGCTTCAACCTTGACATCAGCATTGCCAGCAAATGCATCAGGGTCTACCACATCAACAGCTGTTAGAAATGAACCAGAATCAACCAAGACTACACTAGCTGAGGGTTCATCTACTGTATTATATTCAGAATATAACACAACACTAAAAACAACACTAACGTCAATGAAGACAGTTACAGTGACCCATAACTCCACCACTGTAGCACCAACAACAGAGGACACAAATACTGATCCTCCTACCCTTGAGGAGGGAAGCATACACTTAGGATTCAGTCTAAATGAAACTTTCAGAGATGTATATAACAACCAGTCATCCCCTGAATTCATTGAATTGGCATCTCATGTGGTAACTGTG ATAAACAGAATTTACAGGGCAAGCAATCTCAAAGGATACAAGCGATGCAGAGTCAACGGTTTCAG taaAGGCTCCATTAAGGTTGATATGACTCTTATCTTTGAGAATACTTCGACAGTCCCAACCTCATTTGTAGTAGAGACTATTCTTAATGGGACCGCTGTGAATAGTAGCATATCTCTGGACATAATACTCGATACTATCAAAGCAG GGGAAGTAGTTACTTCTAGTACAGCAGCGCCTGTCACAACTGCTGAATCTGCCACCCTAAGATACACATCGAGTACAAATG AGAACACAAACACCACTTCTGGTGCCTTTCCATGGATTGTACGCTGCTCACTATTGACTCTATCTCCAGCCATTACGATTTTATTAGCACAAACTATGACATTTTTGTAA